ATTCATTCGCGGCGGTCGGGTCGTCGGCAACGGCGTAACGGAACGCGGTGACGAAGTCGATAGTATTCTTGCCCATTCCGATCGGCCCGATAGGACCGATATCATCCCTACTGGGGATCTGCTCGGTGAAGATGTGGGCGTCTGGAACCCCCTGAGCCTGCAACGCAAGGCGGACAGCATTGTCCGTCGCGGCGCTTGGGGTGATGATGAAGTACTGGGTCTGCCCAAATGGATTCTCACCCGATTTCCGCTCCATGACCACGTTGTTGATGACATCCCCGAGGGCCGTGAAGCTGATGATGCGGTGAGACTGCGGGAAATTGGGCGGGATTGTGTCGAACAGGTATTGCATTTCGTAAGGGAGATCCGGCGTATTCGCCCATTGGTTGTAATCCTTGGGCTTCCAATTTCCATGTTGGCTGAACTCCCATGTCTGCAGCCCCATGTATCGGCCTGGAGGCGGCATCTGGCCGTATATCATGATCGCCTCTCCTGGATCGAGCCGGAATGTCGCGCTGTACCCGGGATTTGTTTCGACGAACGCATTCACTACTGCCGGGTCTACGTATTCATCCGGCCATGACTTCACCACCGGCATTACATACGGGGCTGCAGGGTTGGCGCCGAAGCAGTTCTTTAGCGTTGGGTAGGTATGGTCAATACAGTCCTGCTGAGTGTAAAGCTTCGGGTAGCCCTGGCTGACCTGAAAGCCGTGCGCCGTGAGGTTACTGACCAGCGCCTGCGTGAACTCATCCATAACAGGTACTACCACACTCTCCTGCTGGCCCTTTTGCGTCGCGATGCCGCTTTGCGCCGTGGTTGCCAGTGGAAGTGCACCCAGAAGCGCCGCAATGAGTAATAAGTTTCCATGCGTTGAAATTGCGTTTGTCATAGTTGTTCCCTCCCCGCCATGGCTGTTGCTTAACTATTAACTGACCGTTTGCCGACTGTCGTTTGCCGACAATCCGTCCGTGAAGTTCTAGCGCAACCCCTCCGCCGCGCGTGGGCTGATCAGCATCCAGCCGTCCAGCACATCACGCACCGCGCGTGCCAGCTCCCGCGGTGCCTCGCGCTTGGTGATGTAGCCGCGGGCGCCTGCCGCCAGCGCCCGCCGCACAAAACCGGGTCCTTCGTGTGTCGAGCAGACCAGCACCGGGACGTTGCGCGCGCATAGCTCAGCCACCAGTTTCAGCGCATCTTCGGTGCCGGGCGAGAGGTCTACCAACGCGAGGTCCGGCAGTTCTCCGGCTGCGGCAGCGAGCGCCTCATCCCGTCCCGCGGCCTCGCGGCACTCGCCAATGCCTTCTTCGGTTAGCACCAGCGCTAACTCGTGGCGGATGGCAG
Above is a genomic segment from Terriglobia bacterium containing:
- a CDS encoding response regulator transcription factor, with the translated sequence MRAQQMPRVLLVDDHAAIRHELALVLTEEGIGECREAAGRDEALAAAAGELPDLALVDLSPGTEDALKLVAELCARNVPVLVCSTHEGPGFVRRALAAGARGYITKREAPRELARAVRDVLDGWMLISPRAAEGLR